In Allomuricauda ruestringensis DSM 13258, the following proteins share a genomic window:
- a CDS encoding adenosylcobalamin-dependent ribonucleoside-diphosphate reductase, translating to MKRTSNAQQLLQARYLLRNPSGKIIETPHELFKRVAKHVASAEKKNKGGWEQTFYTLMANFHFLPNSPTLMNAGLPKGQLSACFVLPVEDSLDSIFSTLKSTALIHQNGGGTGYNFSKLRPHGDRIVSSGGTSSGPIAFIKIYNTATEHVKQGGKRRGANMGILNVDHPDIEAFILAKSEGNKLQNFNLSVGITNDFMKAVKEDTDWNLINPRTGEVTKAIRAKSLWGLIVSQAWKTGDPGLIFLDTINKHNPIPDQGIIQSTNPCGEVPLLEYESCNLGSLNLSKMLKSEKDEKRVDWEILEKTIEASIRFLDNVISVNHYLLPQIETQTTNTRKVGLGVMGWAEMLARLEIPYASEEAIELGEKIMHFIQSKSYDVSESLAGERGVFPSWTNSIFHPNRPMRNATCNSIAPTGSISIIADTSYSIEPLYAIAYLRVGIMGNKIQTEINPAFVESMKALGLWTEKLKAEVLETGSVQHSKIVPKEIKKLFETSLEIPWEYHLRHQRAFQKFTDNAVSKTINLSKETPVETVSEIYWTAWEYGLKGITIYRDGSKADQVLQACRLNKSSNC from the coding sequence ATGAAACGTACATCCAATGCACAGCAGTTGCTCCAGGCAAGATACTTGCTCAGGAACCCTTCGGGAAAGATTATTGAAACACCCCATGAGCTTTTTAAGAGAGTGGCCAAACATGTTGCAAGTGCAGAGAAAAAGAATAAAGGTGGGTGGGAGCAAACATTTTATACCCTAATGGCCAATTTCCACTTTTTGCCCAATTCACCGACTTTAATGAATGCGGGACTGCCCAAAGGACAGTTGAGTGCATGCTTTGTGCTTCCGGTAGAAGATAGCTTGGACAGTATTTTTAGCACACTGAAAAGCACTGCCCTGATCCATCAAAATGGAGGGGGTACAGGGTATAATTTTTCAAAGCTTAGGCCCCACGGGGACAGAATTGTATCTTCCGGAGGGACTTCGTCGGGCCCAATTGCCTTTATCAAAATATACAACACGGCTACAGAACATGTGAAACAAGGCGGAAAAAGGAGAGGAGCCAATATGGGGATTCTAAATGTGGACCATCCGGATATTGAAGCATTCATTTTGGCGAAATCCGAAGGAAACAAGCTCCAAAACTTTAATCTTTCCGTGGGCATCACCAATGATTTTATGAAAGCGGTAAAAGAGGATACGGATTGGAACCTGATCAACCCAAGAACGGGAGAAGTAACAAAAGCCATCAGGGCGAAATCCTTATGGGGACTGATTGTTTCCCAAGCATGGAAAACTGGGGATCCCGGGCTCATTTTTTTGGATACGATCAATAAACACAACCCAATTCCCGACCAAGGTATTATCCAAAGTACAAATCCCTGTGGGGAAGTGCCCCTTCTTGAGTATGAAAGCTGTAATCTGGGTTCCCTTAACCTCTCCAAAATGCTAAAGTCCGAAAAAGATGAAAAGAGGGTTGATTGGGAGATATTGGAAAAAACCATCGAAGCTTCCATCAGGTTTCTGGACAACGTAATTTCAGTAAACCACTATTTACTGCCTCAGATTGAGACCCAGACCACGAATACCCGTAAGGTGGGACTGGGAGTGATGGGCTGGGCGGAAATGCTTGCCCGATTGGAAATTCCCTATGCCTCTGAGGAAGCTATCGAACTGGGAGAAAAAATCATGCATTTCATACAATCAAAAAGTTATGATGTATCCGAATCACTTGCAGGGGAACGAGGCGTCTTTCCCTCATGGACGAATAGCATTTTCCATCCAAACAGACCCATGAGAAATGCAACCTGCAACAGCATTGCCCCTACGGGAAGCATCTCCATCATTGCGGACACTTCTTATTCCATAGAGCCCTTGTATGCCATTGCATATCTTCGGGTTGGGATTATGGGGAATAAAATCCAAACAGAAATCAATCCCGCTTTTGTGGAAAGTATGAAGGCACTTGGGCTATGGACGGAAAAGTTGAAAGCAGAGGTGCTTGAAACGGGGAGTGTCCAGCACTCGAAAATAGTTCCAAAAGAGATCAAAAAGTTGTTCGAGACTAGTTTGGAGATTCCATGGGAGTACCATTTGCGCCACCAACGAGCTTTCCAGAAATTTACCGACAATGCCGTATCAAAGACCATAAACCTGTCCAAAGAAACCCCAGTGGAAACTGTTTCGGAGATATACTGGACCGCTTGGGAATATGGGTTGAAAGGAATCACCATCTACAGGGATGGCAGCAAAGCGGACCAAGTTTTGCAAGCCTGTAGGTTGAACAAGAGTTCCAATTGTTGA
- a CDS encoding universal stress protein translates to MKKVLLPTDFSQNAKNAIIYALKLYKDTPCTFYLLHAYGIPVYSIENWTMDFHETNPIAFYQKETMDQLNALKEELETDHANPKHKFVLQGAFNQLVDEIGEVVKKEGINLIVMGTKGVTGAKELLFGSNTVHTIKKTKCPLIAVPGEFKYESPKQILFPVDFEVDYDKKIIEEFLYLASENKGNINILHISTGNSMTEFQMKNKKKLEQLLEPHTYIFHETPINGVIEGINDFQKKNKINLLTMIMNKHTFLESLFIRPIIRKIGMHLNIPFMVLPHLEGK, encoded by the coding sequence ATGAAAAAGGTATTGCTTCCAACTGATTTTTCCCAAAATGCAAAAAACGCCATTATCTATGCTTTAAAGCTATATAAGGATACACCATGTACCTTTTATTTATTGCACGCTTATGGCATTCCCGTGTACAGCATTGAAAATTGGACGATGGATTTCCACGAAACAAACCCGATAGCCTTTTACCAAAAGGAAACAATGGATCAACTAAATGCTTTGAAGGAAGAACTGGAAACTGACCATGCAAACCCCAAGCACAAATTTGTATTGCAAGGAGCCTTCAATCAACTCGTGGATGAAATAGGGGAAGTGGTAAAAAAAGAAGGAATAAACTTGATTGTGATGGGAACAAAGGGAGTCACGGGAGCCAAGGAATTGCTGTTTGGCAGTAATACCGTCCATACTATTAAAAAAACAAAATGTCCACTTATAGCAGTCCCTGGGGAATTTAAATACGAAAGCCCTAAACAAATCCTATTTCCTGTGGATTTTGAGGTTGATTATGATAAAAAAATAATTGAGGAATTTCTTTATTTGGCAAGTGAAAATAAGGGAAACATCAACATCCTGCATATTTCAACCGGTAATAGTATGACAGAATTCCAGATGAAGAACAAGAAAAAACTCGAACAGCTTTTGGAACCCCATACTTATATATTTCATGAGACTCCTATCAATGGGGTTATAGAGGGTATCAATGACTTTCAAAAAAAGAATAAAATAAACCTTTTGACCATGATCATGAACAAGCATACTTTTTTGGAAAGCCTGTTCATCCGGCCGATTATCAGAAAAATAGGCATGCATCTCAATATCCCTTTTATGGTCTTGCCCCATCTCGAAGGGAAGTAA
- a CDS encoding dienelactone hydrolase family protein yields the protein MKTEEQNVTVYISFKDVTLEGFLNIPTNPKGLVLFSHGSGSSRLSPRNNYVSNILQQKGIATLLFDLLTESEDKIYKNRFDIDKLAHRLIETTQWAQQHQRVKGLPLGYFGASTGAASALRAAAFFGTAIKAVVSRGGRPDLAMDELSKVKASTLFIVGSRDTDVITMNQRAYEKLECKKKLEIIPGAGHLFEEPGKLRAVAEISATWFLKWFGKNPENYV from the coding sequence ATGAAGACCGAAGAACAAAATGTAACAGTTTATATATCGTTCAAAGATGTTACCTTGGAAGGGTTTCTTAACATCCCCACCAATCCCAAAGGTCTTGTCCTCTTCTCCCACGGAAGTGGCAGTAGTCGTTTGAGTCCCCGAAACAACTATGTTTCCAACATATTACAGCAAAAAGGAATAGCTACGTTATTATTTGATCTTTTAACCGAATCGGAAGACAAAATCTATAAAAATAGGTTTGATATCGATAAGCTTGCCCATCGGCTTATTGAAACGACACAATGGGCTCAACAACACCAAAGAGTCAAGGGATTGCCTTTAGGATATTTTGGCGCCAGTACCGGTGCTGCTTCGGCCCTACGGGCAGCTGCCTTTTTTGGAACTGCTATAAAAGCGGTGGTATCCCGTGGGGGGAGACCAGATCTGGCCATGGACGAACTTTCCAAAGTTAAGGCCTCCACCCTTTTTATCGTAGGTTCGCGGGATACCGATGTAATTACCATGAACCAAAGGGCTTATGAAAAATTGGAATGCAAAAAGAAATTGGAAATCATTCCCGGGGCGGGGCATTTGTTTGAAGAGCCGGGCAAGTTAAGAGCGGTTGCCGAGATTTCTGCTACTTGGTTCCTGAAATGGTTCGGAAAAAATCCAGAAAATTATGTTTAG
- a CDS encoding phosphoribosyltransferase, with product MFRDREDAALQLAERLEKYKNQNIVVLAIPKGGLPLGAIIAKTLNAPLDVALSKKIGHPYNKEYAIGAVSLEDVILSYEHGVETNYIAKETQRIREKLQRKSEVYHKNKVSIPLKDKTVIIVDDGVATGNTIKVTAQLVQHQDPRKTIVAIPVAPHGAVQNLQDSKYIDEVICLLIPRNFHAVGQFYSEFEQVSEEEAIELLEQTNGTVNP from the coding sequence ATGTTTAGAGACAGGGAAGATGCCGCACTGCAATTGGCAGAAAGGCTTGAAAAATACAAAAACCAAAATATAGTGGTACTTGCCATACCCAAAGGCGGACTTCCCTTGGGGGCCATTATCGCAAAAACTTTGAATGCCCCGTTGGATGTAGCTCTTTCCAAAAAAATTGGCCATCCCTACAACAAGGAATATGCCATTGGAGCCGTAAGTTTGGAGGACGTCATTCTGTCCTATGAGCATGGAGTTGAAACGAATTACATTGCTAAAGAAACGCAACGCATCCGTGAAAAGCTTCAGAGAAAATCTGAGGTTTATCATAAGAATAAAGTATCCATACCCTTGAAGGACAAAACTGTGATTATAGTGGATGATGGTGTAGCTACAGGAAACACCATAAAGGTCACTGCCCAATTGGTACAACATCAAGATCCAAGAAAAACAATAGTTGCCATCCCTGTGGCGCCCCATGGAGCGGTACAAAATCTACAGGATTCCAAATATATTGATGAGGTGATCTGCCTTCTCATCCCTCGTAATTTTCATGCTGTGGGGCAATTTTATTCAGAATTCGAGCAAGTTTCCGAAGAAGAAGCCATTGAATTGTTGGAACAAACCAACGGTACGGTCAACCCTTGA
- a CDS encoding class I SAM-dependent methyltransferase, which yields MATTEVFDEHVSQYEQWYEDHPEVYQSEILALQEQFLELPQNIRGIEVGLGTGRFSEPLGIKEGIEPSVEMAKKAFDRGVEIMKGKAEHLPYAAMQFDFVLFVTICYFKNLKKALSEAYRVLKPDGAIIIGFLDREQSVAKAYMAKRDRSNFYKTAIFHSVNQVEQLLKNVGFRNLKYNQTLFGNLEDIKEVQIPKTGYGMGSFVTVKAVKP from the coding sequence ATGGCAACTACAGAAGTATTTGATGAACATGTATCCCAATACGAACAATGGTATGAGGACCATCCCGAGGTATATCAATCCGAAATATTGGCATTGCAGGAGCAGTTTTTGGAGCTGCCCCAGAACATTAGGGGCATTGAGGTAGGTCTGGGTACTGGAAGGTTCTCCGAGCCTTTGGGTATCAAGGAAGGAATTGAGCCTTCTGTGGAGATGGCAAAAAAAGCGTTTGACAGAGGTGTTGAGATCATGAAAGGTAAAGCAGAACACTTGCCCTATGCCGCCATGCAGTTTGATTTTGTGCTCTTCGTTACCATTTGTTACTTCAAAAACCTTAAGAAAGCCCTGTCTGAAGCGTATAGGGTGTTAAAGCCCGATGGAGCTATAATCATAGGTTTTTTGGACAGGGAGCAAAGTGTTGCAAAAGCGTACATGGCCAAAAGAGATCGGAGCAATTTTTACAAAACGGCCATTTTCCATTCGGTCAACCAAGTGGAACAATTGCTCAAAAATGTAGGGTTCAGGAACTTGAAATATAACCAAACCCTTTTTGGGAACCTTGAGGACATCAAGGAGGTACAAATACCCAAAACCGGCTACGGAATGGGGTCTTTTGTGACCGTTAAAGCGGTTAAGCCATGA
- a CDS encoding dodecin family protein — MSVLKVVEIMGNSKESFEDAVNNIVKETSKTVRNIKSVYVKDMQVCVKNNQISEYRVNAKVTFGIDGE; from the coding sequence ATGTCAGTATTAAAAGTCGTCGAAATTATGGGAAACTCAAAAGAGAGTTTTGAGGACGCTGTAAACAACATTGTCAAGGAGACATCAAAAACAGTGAGGAACATCAAGTCTGTTTATGTAAAGGACATGCAGGTTTGTGTAAAAAACAACCAAATTTCCGAGTACCGTGTGAATGCAAAGGTCACTTTCGGAATAGATGGAGAATAA
- a CDS encoding nicotinate-nucleotide adenylyltransferase: MKKIVLTLLSMGFAISLQSQIIKTEELSEVIVYATNYKYLNNVDTEEEASIPVEMLRRKVAAFDVKDSEFYQDDYDLYNINFFIPEGKILAAYDKDGKIIRTAERFKNINLPNSVKKAILDRFPEWTISKDVYRVTYHNEKGVSKKYKLKLENGDKTLRVKVDEKGEFL, from the coding sequence ATGAAAAAGATAGTATTAACTCTATTGTCGATGGGATTCGCAATCTCTTTGCAGTCCCAGATTATCAAAACGGAAGAATTGTCCGAGGTAATTGTGTATGCGACCAATTACAAGTACTTGAATAACGTAGATACAGAGGAAGAAGCATCCATACCTGTTGAAATGCTTAGAAGAAAAGTTGCGGCCTTCGATGTAAAAGATTCCGAGTTCTATCAGGATGACTATGACCTGTACAACATCAATTTCTTTATCCCCGAAGGAAAGATACTTGCAGCTTATGATAAAGATGGCAAGATTATCCGAACTGCCGAGAGGTTTAAAAACATTAATCTGCCAAATTCTGTAAAGAAGGCCATCTTGGATAGGTTTCCGGAATGGACCATTAGCAAGGATGTTTACCGGGTTACTTACCACAACGAAAAGGGTGTTTCCAAAAAGTACAAATTGAAACTGGAAAATGGAGATAAGACGCTGCGGGTAAAAGTGGATGAAAAAGGTGAGTTTCTATAG
- the ppsA gene encoding phosphoenolpyruvate synthase produces the protein MDVYIKPFKAIHIDDLPKVGGKNASLGEMYNELTGEGVRIPNGFATTSDAFWDFLDKNQLRKPLEDVLAGLDTDTYINLSEIGKKARELILSGTFSDKFSQKIAEAYQNLDKNSPATVAVRSSATAEDLPGASFAGQHDTFLNIKGEKPVLEAVKKCFASLYTDRAIKYRNDKGFKHADVALSVGVQQMVRAGKGCSGVGFTIEPESGFENVILLSGVWGLGENIVQGNINPDEFYIFKPTLKTGHFPILQKKKGDKRLTMIYNTEQHGEPTLNIKTPVLKQIQFVLSDDEIVQLAQWALAIEKHYQKPMDIEWAKDGLSGELFIIQARPETVHQGRDMNIYIEYKLLEKGTTLTSGNAVGSKIKVGTVLQLESPKEAKDLTSEHLIVTDTITPDWDPLLKQVGGIITNKGGRTSHAAIVARELGVPAIVGCGNATDVLSNGQNVTLSCAQGKTGYIYNGALKFEETKVDFSNIHLPDTEVKMILSDPESAFQLSFYPNNGVGLLRMEFIITHSVKIHPMALVNFDNIKNKGAKKEIETLTKGYPKRTDYFIDQLSEGIATIAAAFYPKEVIVRLSDFKTNEYANLIGGKDFEPKEENPMLGFRGASRYYNKRYKDGFALECAAIKRVRDTMGLTNLKVMVPFCRTLLEGKKVLLIMEENGLKRGENGLEVYTMVEIPSNVILAEEFAQIFDGFSIGSNDLTQLTLGIDRDSEIMGGLFDENDPAAKKMISMAISSAKKTETKIGLCGQAPSDFPEFAAFLVDRGINSISFNPDALLKGIKNISKAEKRMVDRKNTFLA, from the coding sequence ATGGATGTTTACATCAAACCTTTCAAAGCAATACATATTGATGACTTACCAAAAGTTGGTGGGAAAAATGCCTCATTGGGTGAAATGTACAATGAATTGACAGGGGAAGGGGTTCGTATTCCCAATGGTTTTGCCACTACATCGGACGCCTTCTGGGATTTTTTGGATAAAAATCAGCTTCGAAAACCTTTGGAAGACGTTTTGGCAGGTTTGGATACGGATACATACATCAACCTAAGCGAAATTGGCAAAAAGGCGAGGGAGCTGATATTGAGTGGAACCTTTTCAGATAAATTTTCCCAAAAGATAGCAGAAGCTTACCAAAATCTTGATAAGAACAGTCCTGCTACTGTTGCCGTAAGGAGCAGTGCCACGGCCGAAGATCTTCCCGGAGCCAGTTTTGCAGGGCAACATGACACGTTTTTGAATATTAAGGGAGAAAAGCCTGTTCTGGAGGCGGTTAAAAAATGTTTTGCCTCACTATATACAGATAGGGCCATCAAATATCGTAACGACAAGGGTTTTAAACATGCTGATGTTGCCCTATCGGTAGGTGTGCAGCAAATGGTAAGGGCAGGTAAGGGCTGTTCGGGCGTGGGGTTTACCATAGAACCTGAATCCGGTTTTGAAAATGTCATTTTGTTATCAGGGGTTTGGGGCCTCGGGGAAAACATTGTACAAGGCAATATCAATCCTGATGAATTTTACATTTTTAAGCCCACCTTGAAAACAGGGCACTTCCCCATCCTCCAAAAAAAGAAGGGCGACAAACGTTTGACCATGATCTATAACACGGAACAGCATGGAGAACCAACATTGAACATCAAAACCCCAGTTTTAAAGCAGATCCAGTTTGTCCTCTCCGATGATGAAATTGTGCAATTGGCCCAATGGGCCCTGGCCATAGAAAAACATTACCAAAAACCCATGGACATTGAATGGGCAAAGGACGGTCTTTCCGGTGAACTTTTTATCATTCAGGCACGGCCGGAAACGGTACATCAAGGTAGGGACATGAACATATATATTGAGTACAAACTACTTGAAAAGGGAACTACACTCACCTCTGGAAATGCCGTAGGGTCAAAAATAAAAGTGGGCACAGTACTCCAATTGGAATCCCCCAAGGAGGCTAAGGACCTAACATCGGAACACTTGATCGTGACCGATACCATAACCCCAGATTGGGATCCGCTCCTAAAACAGGTTGGTGGAATCATCACCAACAAAGGTGGGCGTACCAGCCATGCAGCCATTGTGGCCCGCGAATTGGGGGTGCCTGCCATTGTTGGCTGTGGCAATGCCACCGATGTTCTTTCAAATGGTCAGAATGTTACCCTGTCCTGTGCCCAGGGAAAAACCGGTTACATCTATAATGGAGCTTTAAAATTTGAGGAGACCAAGGTAGATTTTTCAAATATCCATTTACCTGATACTGAGGTTAAAATGATTCTGTCCGATCCCGAGAGTGCATTTCAACTCTCCTTTTACCCCAATAATGGCGTGGGATTATTGCGCATGGAATTTATTATAACCCATTCGGTAAAGATCCACCCCATGGCCTTGGTAAATTTTGACAACATCAAAAATAAAGGTGCAAAAAAAGAAATCGAAACGCTTACCAAGGGCTATCCCAAGAGGACAGATTATTTCATCGACCAGCTTTCAGAGGGAATTGCCACCATTGCAGCGGCTTTTTATCCCAAAGAAGTCATTGTGCGCCTCAGTGATTTTAAAACCAATGAATATGCCAACCTCATCGGAGGAAAAGATTTTGAGCCCAAAGAGGAAAACCCCATGTTGGGCTTTAGGGGAGCTTCCCGTTATTACAACAAACGGTACAAGGATGGATTTGCGCTTGAATGTGCAGCCATAAAAAGGGTTAGGGATACCATGGGTTTGACCAACCTAAAAGTAATGGTTCCCTTTTGCCGTACCTTATTGGAAGGAAAGAAAGTACTCTTGATAATGGAGGAAAACGGATTGAAAAGAGGGGAAAACGGGCTTGAGGTCTATACCATGGTCGAAATACCTAGCAATGTGATCTTGGCAGAAGAGTTTGCACAGATCTTTGATGGCTTCTCCATTGGTTCCAACGATCTTACACAACTTACTTTGGGGATTGACCGTGACTCGGAAATCATGGGTGGTCTCTTTGACGAAAATGACCCCGCTGCCAAAAAGATGATTTCCATGGCCATCTCATCCGCAAAGAAGACCGAGACCAAAATTGGACTCTGTGGCCAAGCGCCAAGCGATTTTCCTGAGTTTGCAGCATTTTTGGTGGACCGGGGTATCAACAGCATTTCCTTTAATCCCGATGCGTTGTTGAAAGGTATAAAGAACATCAGCAAGGCAGAAAAAAGAATGGTTGACAGAAAAAATACGTTCTTGGCTTGA
- a CDS encoding DUF302 domain-containing protein, which produces MEYYFNTVLSDTTFEKVVQKTTQALKNEGFGVLTEIDIQNTLRQKLDVHFPNYTILGACNPSFAHKALQVENKIGTMLPCNVIVRKAEDGNIEVAAVNPIASMMGVHNEALMGIAEEVRDKLKRVIEALQENH; this is translated from the coding sequence ATGGAATATTATTTCAATACCGTTCTCAGTGATACCACTTTCGAGAAAGTCGTACAAAAAACAACCCAAGCCCTTAAAAATGAAGGTTTCGGGGTTCTTACCGAAATTGACATTCAAAATACCTTGAGACAGAAATTGGATGTACACTTTCCCAATTATACGATTTTGGGAGCCTGTAACCCATCATTTGCCCATAAAGCATTACAGGTTGAGAATAAGATTGGTACCATGTTGCCCTGCAATGTCATAGTACGTAAAGCTGAAGATGGCAACATAGAGGTAGCCGCCGTAAACCCCATTGCTTCGATGATGGGAGTCCACAATGAGGCCTTAATGGGCATTGCCGAGGAGGTCCGGGACAAACTGAAGAGAGTGATAGAAGCCCTTCAAGAAAATCATTGA
- a CDS encoding zinc ribbon domain-containing protein yields MEPSNICEHCGMPMYHLTDFGTNQDGSINTEYCHKCYQKGKFIHPREENLDQERVI; encoded by the coding sequence ATGGAACCTTCAAATATCTGTGAACATTGTGGCATGCCCATGTACCATCTTACCGATTTTGGAACCAACCAAGATGGAAGTATCAATACGGAATATTGCCACAAATGCTATCAAAAAGGGAAGTTTATCCATCCAAGAGAAGAAAACTTGGACCAAGAGAGGGTAATCTAA
- a CDS encoding SDR family NAD(P)-dependent oxidoreductase, producing the protein MKKLDNKVAIITGGAAGIGKETAKTFLREGAKVLLVDINEKSLKETVEGFNNPNIAYCKADVSKADAVKEYVRAALDNFGKIDVFFNNAGIEGSSRPMADYPDDIFNKVIDVNLKGVWYGCKYVIPKMEQGGSVIITSSVAGLKGFEGLGAYVASKHGVVGIMRTAALEFSNKKIRVNTIHPGPVETDMMRRIEADISPEDSDGAKKGFETSIPLGRYAEAVEIVNLVLFLASDESRYITGGTYVADGGMVIA; encoded by the coding sequence ATGAAAAAATTGGACAATAAAGTGGCCATAATCACCGGAGGTGCGGCAGGAATAGGCAAAGAGACAGCTAAAACTTTCTTGCGGGAAGGAGCCAAAGTGCTTTTGGTAGACATTAACGAAAAGAGCCTAAAAGAAACAGTTGAAGGGTTCAATAATCCCAATATTGCTTATTGTAAGGCGGACGTGTCCAAAGCGGATGCCGTAAAGGAATATGTTCGGGCAGCTTTGGATAATTTTGGTAAAATCGATGTTTTTTTCAACAATGCCGGAATTGAGGGAAGCTCAAGACCCATGGCAGACTACCCCGATGATATCTTCAACAAGGTCATCGATGTAAACTTGAAAGGCGTTTGGTACGGATGCAAGTATGTGATCCCGAAAATGGAGCAGGGGGGAAGTGTCATTATTACCTCTTCCGTGGCTGGTCTTAAAGGTTTTGAAGGCTTGGGTGCCTATGTGGCCAGCAAACATGGCGTTGTGGGCATCATGCGCACCGCGGCCCTGGAGTTTTCCAACAAAAAAATACGCGTAAATACCATACACCCGGGCCCTGTGGAAACTGATATGATGCGCAGGATAGAGGCTGATATTTCACCAGAGGACAGCGACGGGGCCAAAAAAGGATTTGAGACCAGTATACCCCTAGGGCGCTACGCCGAAGCTGTTGAAATCGTGAATTTGGTTCTTTTCCTCGCTTCGGATGAAAGCAGGTATATCACTGGTGGCACTTATGTTGCAGATGGTGGGATGGTTATTGCATGA
- a CDS encoding WG repeat-containing protein: MRLKYLVGLTFMAIPFLMGAQTLETINDPTIKIKELTEVGPFSEGLAAVRKDGKWGFIDKEGNLAIDFREDLVWDQNADESRSDVKGIKYPEFKNGLCAIQEIKDEGIPYYGFMDTQGNIVIEPEYLNVTGFKDDRAIGIYCRRTFRGKNNFQLNIYEYAFTEVVLNTQGEIIWPISKRENISMTKRRYQTPNLTASFISSDLILVKTGDNDFQISNISEQIQKP, translated from the coding sequence ATGAGACTGAAATATTTGGTAGGTTTGACTTTTATGGCCATCCCATTTTTAATGGGAGCACAAACCCTTGAAACCATCAATGATCCTACAATTAAAATAAAAGAGCTGACTGAAGTGGGGCCTTTCAGTGAAGGTTTGGCAGCCGTCCGAAAAGACGGTAAATGGGGTTTTATCGATAAGGAGGGTAATCTGGCCATAGATTTTAGAGAGGATTTGGTGTGGGATCAAAATGCGGATGAATCCCGTAGTGATGTCAAGGGCATCAAGTATCCGGAATTCAAGAATGGTCTATGTGCCATACAGGAAATAAAGGATGAAGGAATCCCGTATTATGGGTTTATGGATACCCAAGGAAATATTGTGATCGAACCGGAGTATCTGAATGTTACAGGTTTCAAAGATGACAGGGCCATAGGAATTTATTGTAGAAGAACTTTCAGGGGGAAAAATAACTTTCAGCTGAATATTTATGAATATGCCTTTACCGAAGTCGTTCTGAATACCCAAGGTGAAATTATTTGGCCCATCAGTAAAAGAGAAAATATCTCCATGACTAAAAGGAGGTACCAGACACCAAATTTGACGGCATCCTTCATTTCGTCCGATTTGATACTGGTAAAGACCGGCGACAATGATTTTCAAATCTCCAATATTAGTGAACAAATCCAGAAACCATGA
- a CDS encoding DUF2267 domain-containing protein produces MALNFNQYAQEGNAFLNEYTKQLGVGKDTEKAGRIFVSIMHALREIISVEESLQFIAQLPMFLKGAYVNGWNPKKRKPGIKHVDEFIELVKQFDGPSAIHDYGEENDLAETYIDVTFLFLRRYVSLGEMEDIRNELPKDLKSLIYSNLMF; encoded by the coding sequence ATGGCACTGAATTTCAATCAATATGCACAGGAAGGCAATGCCTTCTTGAATGAGTATACCAAACAATTGGGCGTAGGAAAAGATACTGAAAAAGCGGGCAGGATATTTGTTTCGATTATGCATGCCCTGCGGGAAATCATATCTGTGGAAGAATCGCTGCAATTTATTGCACAATTGCCCATGTTTCTCAAAGGGGCCTACGTGAATGGATGGAATCCTAAAAAAAGAAAACCGGGCATCAAACACGTGGATGAATTTATTGAGTTGGTAAAGCAATTTGATGGACCTTCTGCCATCCACGACTATGGAGAAGAGAACGATCTTGCCGAGACCTATATCGATGTCACATTTTTATTTCTACGGAGATATGTGTCTTTGGGAGAAATGGAGGACATCCGGAACGAACTTCCAAAGGACCTCAAAAGTTTGATCTATTCCAATTTGATGTTTTAA